The segment GAAGTCGGCTTCAGCCGGCACGCATCCTGCAAGAATGTTGCTCCTGGACGCGCAGCAGGCTACCTTGGGGAGCGTGCGGATTGCACTCTACTGAGTCATCTCGCACCAGCGGTCGCAAAGGGGTATTGGCGGCGTTTGCGTCCACGAGCTATGAATATTGTGGGTCTGAATCTGTGGCCGGACATCGCTGATGGGCTGACTGGATGGAAAGGCGAGACGGGTCGGGTAGCGGCCGTACAATGCAGACAAGGATAGATCTGCGCCCGGCGGATGGACCGGGCATCCATAATACCAGGGAGTGAAGCCGATGTCGTCGGAGCTCGCGATCAACGGGGGACCCAAGACCCGGGAAAAACCGTGGCCGACCACGGGCAACGCCTCGGGCCGTCTGTTCGGACAGGAAGAGATAGAACTGCTGACCGAGGTGATCCAGTCGGGCAACCTGTTCCGCTACGGCGGGAAGATGGTAGACCAGTTCGAGCAGGAGTACGCCGCGACTGTCGGCATCAAGCACTGCGTTGCGGTGACCTCGGGCAGCGCGGCAATCCATTCCGCAGTGGCGGCGCTGCAGCTTGAGGTCGGCGACGAGATTATCACCACCACGGTCACTGACATCGGATCGGTCATGGGCATATTGTGGTGCAACCAGATCCCGATCTTCGCCGACGTGGACCGGCGGACCATGATCATGCGCCCGGACGCAATCGAGGCGCAGATTACCGACCGGACCCGGGCGATCATCGTGGTCCACCTGTTCGGACAGCCCGCGCCCATGGACGAGATCATGGCAATCGCCGAGAAACACAACCTCTACGTGATCGAAGACTGCGCCCAGGCTCACGGCGCGGAGTTCGACGGCAAGCCAGTCAGCACCATGGGGCACCTGGGCTGTTTCTCGCTCCAGCAGAGCAAGCAGATGACCACCGGTGACGGCGGTATGGTCGTCGGGAATGATGACGAACTGATGAACCGCGTCCGGATGTTCCACGACAAGTACTATGAGCGCGGCGGCGAAATGCGCGGCTACACGCGGTTGGGCATCTGTTACCGGATGAACGAGCTCACCGGCGCTGTTGCCCTCGCGCAGACCCGGAAGCTGCCGGAGATCCTGCGGCGCCGCAGGACTTCGGCAAATGCGTTGCTGGAGAAGATCAGCACGATCCCGGGGATCAAGCCGCCGTGGATTCACCCTCTCGCAAACCACGCATGGTGGATGTTCTCCTTCCAGATTGATGAGGATGTGCTCAAGTGTGACCTGCCCACCTTCCGGTCGGCGATCCAGGCTGAAGGGCTTCCCTTCAGCACCGGCTATGCGGGCGGCATCCCGATCTGCATGTACCCGGTCTTCCAGGAACACAGCGCTTACGGCAGCGGCAGCTTCCCCTGGGAGCCGCCGTACGGCCGCAAGGTAGAGTACAAACCCGAGGACTACCCGGACACCTACTGGGCCCAGGCGAACACCTTCATCACCAGCTGGAATGAGGGCTTCACCGAGGAGGACGTGGACGATATCTATCGCGGCCTGAAGAAGGTTGCGGAAGCCTACAGCTGACCCCAGTAACTAGCGCAAAGCGGATGGACGAAGGCGGACGGCCGATGCGCGATTACCGTCGGCCTTCCTTCGCGTGGGGCGGGCGTCTCGCCCGCCGGCCGTTCGCCTTCGGTCGTCTGTGCCCTATGCCGTCAGCGGGACAGGCGATCCTGCCTGTCGCCGTTTGCCCGTCCCAGCCCGCGCTGAAGCACGGGGCTATGGGCCTTCGGCCGTGGGTCCTCCCGGATGAACAGGGCGTTCGTACCCAATGCGCTGTTACTCAATGTGTGACCTGCGAACCGGGTACAGGCACCCATCTCTCAGACTGCGGCGAGACGGGATGCCAGTCCCCGGTTCGCCGCACAACAAATGGCGGCGCCTACCGCAGTATCAGCGGGAGATTGGCGTTCACCAGTTTCGCTCGTTCCGCGAAGTCGGTCCACAC is part of the Armatimonadota bacterium genome and harbors:
- a CDS encoding DegT/DnrJ/EryC1/StrS family aminotransferase, whose protein sequence is MSSELAINGGPKTREKPWPTTGNASGRLFGQEEIELLTEVIQSGNLFRYGGKMVDQFEQEYAATVGIKHCVAVTSGSAAIHSAVAALQLEVGDEIITTTVTDIGSVMGILWCNQIPIFADVDRRTMIMRPDAIEAQITDRTRAIIVVHLFGQPAPMDEIMAIAEKHNLYVIEDCAQAHGAEFDGKPVSTMGHLGCFSLQQSKQMTTGDGGMVVGNDDELMNRVRMFHDKYYERGGEMRGYTRLGICYRMNELTGAVALAQTRKLPEILRRRRTSANALLEKISTIPGIKPPWIHPLANHAWWMFSFQIDEDVLKCDLPTFRSAIQAEGLPFSTGYAGGIPICMYPVFQEHSAYGSGSFPWEPPYGRKVEYKPEDYPDTYWAQANTFITSWNEGFTEEDVDDIYRGLKKVAEAYS